In Rosa chinensis cultivar Old Blush chromosome 1, RchiOBHm-V2, whole genome shotgun sequence, a genomic segment contains:
- the LOC112167171 gene encoding mavicyanin, whose product MALRNTILIFCVATAFLSTCSGATASGAVYRAGVVYHVGDSSGWSIFPDYNNWTSTKNFHVGDTLLFTYDKMFHNLMQVHGKDYQSCNTKSPMVVYDTGSDAINLKKPGDYYFICGRNFEPEWYAMTLKEPGHCQAGQKLHIKVTLPIPNHHMVASPIPAPAPK is encoded by the coding sequence ATGGCTTTGAGAAATACAATCCTGATTTTCTGTGTTGCAACGGCTTTTCTGAGCACTTGTTCTGGTGCAACTGCATCGGGGGCTGTATACAGAGCAGGGGTTGTTTACCATGTTGGTGACTCCAGTGGGTGGAGTATCTTTCCTGACTACAATAATTGGACTTCCACAAAAAACTTTCATGTGGGAGATACTTTACTTTTTACCTACGATAAGATGTTCCATAATTTGATGCAAGTCCATGGGAAAGATTACCAATCGTGCAACACTAAGTCGCCCATGGTCGTCTATGATACTGGATCTGATGCTATAAATCTTAAGAAACCTGGCGACTATTATTTCATCTGTGGTAGAAACTTCGAACCTGAGTGGTATGCTATGACTCTCAAGGAACCCGGCCACTGCCAAGCCGGGCAAAAACTTCACATCAAGGTCACTCTACCGATACCAAATCATCATATGGTTGCAAGTCCCATCCCAGCACCAGCACCCAAGTGA
- the LOC112176784 gene encoding uncharacterized protein LOC112176784, translated as MEAQSLKEDNPKLQSLEEDPKPKGLEEEDTKLQSLKEDPKPKGLEEEDTKLQSLKEDSSKSLEDPKSQSLKEEDHKSQRLKEEECKSHSLEEDLTLNSLEEDPKSQSLKEENPKLQSLEEEEPKSQSLKEEGLDSLGDPRFNENALQFLDSMDGYLTLLDSLSWTLRQGWLQLASARHSMGGSRVSSAVLDMKPHSAATFLQVSKQSNPGAGLGEIHHFTLLKWASSDNGNGAPHRDASPQLRQRKDKDGDSAPVTAEDDYQHQLQKERFKSLSVFGALVSPKLRAAQLSFETALEALVEIANMRSLMLSNFHEVRKEMESANGKQ; from the exons ATGGAAGCACAGAGCTTGAAAGAGGACAATCCTAAATTGCAGAGCTTGGAAGAAGACCCTAAACCAAAGGgcttggaagaagaagatactAAATTACAGAGCTTGAAAGAAGACCCTAAACCAAAGGgcttggaagaagaagatactAAATTACAGAGCTTGAAAGAAGACAGTTCTAAATCACTAGAAGATCCTAAATCACAGAGCTTGAAAGAAGAAGACCATAAATCACAGAGATTGAAAGAAGAGGAATGTAAGTCGCACAGCTTAGAAGAAGACCTTACGTTAAACAGCTTGGAAGAAGACCCTAAATCGCAGAGCTTGAAAGAAGAGAACCCTAAATTACAGAGCTTGGAAGAGGAAGAGCCTAAATCACAGAGCTTGAAAGAAGAAGGACTAGATAGCTTGGGAGACCCTAGATTCAATGAAAATGCATTGCAATTCCTAGATTCAATGGATGGGTATTTAACACTATTGGATTCATTGTCTTGGACACTTCGGCAG GGATGGCTGCAACTAGCAAGTGCGCGCCATTCAATGGGTGGGTCACGGGTGAGCAGTGCTGTGTTGGATATGAAGCCCCACTCGGCTGCTACTTTTTTGCAAGTCAGCAAACAATCCAATCCAGGAGCAGGGTTAGGGGAAATTCATCATTTTACATTGCTGAAATGGGCCTCCTCTGATAATGGAAATGGAGCTCCACATAGAGATGCGAGTCCGCAGCTAAGACAAAGAAAGGACAAGGATGGAGATTCAGCTCCAGTTACAGCTGAAGATGATTATCAACATCAACTTCAGAAGGAGCGGTTTAAATCACTTTCGGTGTTTGGCGCTTTGGTTTCCCCCAAGCTACGGGCGGCTCAGCTCTCATTCGAAACTGCACTTGAAGCGCTTGTAGAGATTGCTAACATGCGATCGTTGATGCTTTCCAATTTTCATGAAGTCAGAAAAGAAATGGAATCAGCAAATGGCAAACAATGA
- the LOC112181631 gene encoding plasmodesmata-located protein 8: MSNLHLHSSISKTILALRISSLFFLFSSLNTTHGSPIKANIFIYAGCSQEKYQPNSPFEANLNSFLTSVVSSSSQASYNAFSVGNGTSTSPEGAIYGLYQCRGDLKIFDCSKCIESAVNQVTLVCPYSYGASLQLQGCYVRYEHAEFLGKLDTSLRYKKCSKTVHEDVEFFRRRDDVLADLQGTSGFRVSSSGLVEGFAQCLGDLSQNDCSSCVADAVGKLKSLCGSAAAVDVFLAQCYARYWASGYYDISDSSNEDQVGKTVAIIVGVVASLAILIVLLSVCRKTMGRY; the protein is encoded by the exons ATGAGCAACCTTCACTTACACTCTTCCATTTCCAAAACAATCTTAGCCCTGCGAATCTcttcccttttctttctcttttcttcactCAATACCACCCATGGCTCCCCAATCAAAGCTAACATCTTCATCTATGCAGGCTGCTCACAAGAAAAGTACCAACCAAACTCACCCTTTGAAGCTAACCTCAACTCTTTCCTAACCTCAGTTGTTAGCTCATCCTCTCAAGCCTCTTACAACGCCTTTTCTGTCGGAAACGGAACCTCAACATCACCAGAAGGTGCCATTTATGGCTTGTACCAGTGCAGAGGTGACTTAAAGATTTTTGACTGTTCGAAATGCATCGAAAGCGCGGTGAATCAAGTCACTCTAGTCTGTCCCTACTCTTATGGCGCCTCTTTGCAGTTACAAGGTTGTTATGTTAGATACGAGCATGCTGAGTTTTTGGGCAAGCTTGATACAAGTTTGAGGTACAAGAAATGTAGTAAGACTGTACATGAAGATGTTGAGTTCTTTCGGAGAAGAGATGACGTGCTAGCTGACTTGCAAGGGACTAGTGGATTTAGGGTTAGTAGTTCAGGCTTGGTTGAGGGTTTTGCGCAGTGTTTGGGGGATTTGAGCCAAAACGACTGCTCTTCTTGCGTCGCAGATGCTGTGGGAAAGCTGAAGAGTTTGTGTGGGTCAGCAGCTGCGGTAGATGTGTTCTTGGCTCAGTGTTATGCTAGGTACTGGGCTTCTGGCTACTACGATATCTCAG ATTCCTCTAACGAAGACCAAGTGGGAAAGACTGTGGCCATTATCGTGGGGGTGGTAGCAAGTCTAGCTATTCTCATTGTTCTTCTATCAGTTTGCCGGAAAACCATGG GTCGTTATTGA